The sequence below is a genomic window from Brettanomyces bruxellensis chromosome 9, complete sequence.
AATGCCAAATGCAAGGAATCgtattgaaaaagaacatgTTGTAGCTTTGACTTGTAGGCTGGATCTCCATGAGAAAATCAGTCGGTGAcagtagaaaaaaaaataaaataaaatagaacgAAACACTAAGAAAATTTTATCAGTGCACTAAAACTCAATCCATTCTTGACacatatttcatcattgaaAACTAAGGTGCATACATAATCTTTGCTAAGGATTTGCCAGCATCAGTTTTCATAAATGGGTTCGTCTTCTAAGAGGGATCGTGGAAGATCTTCAGGCAAAAATGGACATGCTGTCAATCACAAACGAGATAAGCTTTATAACTCTAGGATAATTCGAAATGAGCTTAATGATCCCGCATTCACAAATCCGGATGGCAGAAATCATAAGATTATCACGTTAAACAACATGGCAAATAAATTGGATGTTCCAACGTTGGTTAAATCACGGGAATTCGAAATTCAATCTCTCGAAAAATCACAGCTAAAGTCGAAATATGCTTCCTCTACCAGAGTGTTTCAAAGTTTACCGAGAGAACTTCGAAGAAGAACCGCAAGTCATAATGTTAAGCGTGTTCCAAAGCGAATGCGACCACGTGCACTTAAAGAAATGGGGCTATCGAATCGTACTCTTGCCAGGGAAACGAAAGGTGTTTCAACAAGTGGTAAACCTCTTCATAAATCGCATCCCCGGGGAAGAGAGCTTTACAGattaagaagaaagcaaaaattaCTCAAATACGCTGCGAAGCACAAACTTTCCGGCCAGGTTCTTCATGGTGAAATTATCaacatcaagaaaatggatATGAGGgggaaattgaaaatgattaagcaggaaattcaaaagatcGAGTCTGAAAGGAAATTGCAAGAGGATGAAATAATGCAGGAAAAACATTCAGATGAAAGTACAATGTTGGTGTACGATATTAGTGCTACAAAGAAGGCCAAGAATCTGGTGAACAATCTTGCTGGATCTTATGATAATACTGGAGTTAATGCTAAAGCTTCTATCCACAGAATCGGTGCACTTAAATATGCAACCCGTCAAGCAAAATTTAAGTGGCTTCCTACTCATATATGGCATGCAAAGCGTGCAAAAATGATCAAAAGATGGGGCTGGCAAATTCCGTATGAACCCACAATGAAATGTTTTCGGAAAACTAGCCGTAGTTATAGGTTTAAGGGCTGTTTAGCTTGGGATACTTCTTACATTAATACTTTTATCTTGAACTGTTCTAGGAATAGTAATGAATCGGTGAAGGTTGTGGAAAAGATCTTACTGGATCTTTCTGACGGTGCTATAAATGAAACGTCAACTTACTTATCTGGTAAACGGCTATGGGAAGGATTCATACATTTGGGATCAGAACCGGTTTCACCTGGTTCTATTCACGTAATATTTTCAGATAAATTACTTCAGGTGGTAATTCGCGTGCATCCTTCCACTTATAATGATGTTTATGACCGACTAAATCGAGCTATTGCCGGTAACGATAATATCGATCTACATGATGCGAAATATGCCGTGGGGTCTATTAAAGTAACTGGCCCAAAGGCATTGGAAGCGTTACAGTCTATTTTTCATAACAGAAAAGAGTCTTCCGGGAAAGCTTATGAACTTTGGAGATCTTTGGCTAACTTGCATGATGTTAATACTATACCGAAAGGATCAATGTTTGCTTTCATGGTGGAGGACCCCAGAATGTGGAATAAGCCTGTTATTGCGCACACAtcacttgaagaaaatgcagacgatattttaaatttaattttaaaggTGAAGCAGAATGGAGGTATTGACCAAGAAGCCTTGCAATGTTTGCTTTCTATAGATGGTCGTAATTCAAGTTACAAAAACCAGCAGACATTGAAACAGTTGGGAAAGAGGAGAAAGCCAGAGATATCAGGAGAACCTATACCAAGAACAAATCAGGATCCAATGTTTCCTGTGGTAATTTGGAAAGATAACGATAATTCATTTAATGTAATTCTTCCTTGGTTTTGGACGATGCCAGTTTGGTATCAGCTTGTACACGTTCCTCATTTAATGATGGCTGGTACAAGACAGCTGGACCAAATAGATTATGAAAGAGGACAATTAAGTTTCAGTGATCTTGCTTTCACGCGCAATGGATACACTGAAAGTCGGATTAGAATGGAAGAGAACACAAAAAGATGGAATAGAAAGCCTAAGAGCAAGCGTATACAATACGATAGTTTGCAATTGGGTAACGAGACAGGGGAACTGTTGTCACCATTTGGTTGTGACTGGAGATCTTTGCAAGTTTTACGGTTTGCTTTACAGAAAGTGCCGAAGGATGCCGATAATTCGAAGATTGTGCCATCTGAGTTCGACAAGTTCCTTTCCCGTATAATAATGACAAATTTCGATGCTATTGAATCCGTGAAGGACATTCAAAAGCACGATAAGAGCATACTTTTGACAGGGAAACGACCATATACTAAAATTCCTATGAAACTTGTTGCAGCCAAAGAGTCGGCCACTCTTACATCTAGTTTTGAATTCACCTCCAAAGGTATACCACAATTACCAGTAAAGGCTTTGAGCTTCGAATGTACAACTCGTGGAAATCTAACGGATGGTGCGAGAATTTATATCATACCACAGGATCACGTTAAACAGTGGGTGCTATTTGGGGATTCGACTATCAAGAATATTAAGGGTGGCAATATGTCTTCAAGCAATCTTCAAGTCCCAGGCAGTGAATATCTAATTGGACTTGTTACCAGTGCGACGTTTAATCTCTCGAAAGGGTATGGTACAGGTGTTGGTTATGTTGATGCATCTGCCTTGACTACATGCAGTAAATACATCCTAATTAGAAACATTGGCTCAGACGTTTGTCGTGTTTGCAAGTGGAAGTTCATAAACGTTTTATAGAGAATGTTAAGTATGCATGCCATGATCGCGTGGAGGAATAAATTGAAGCGGTACGTAATGCAATTGTAGCATATATGGGACATAAATTCTGTATAATGCAATACGCTATTATCTGGGCTTAGCAGCAATGTATCAAACCCTGGGCCATGTTCCAGGTTGGGTTGCTGACTCGCGTagtgaaatcaaaaaatttcgGTTGTCAAGTATTCTTAAGCTGCATCGCGCCGCACTGGGAAAAAGGTAAATATTGTGCATTATCTAGcgacttttttcttcccatTAAGCCATCGATCGGGTATCAAATGCTtttaatgtattttttAACTTTAACTCTGCTTCACTTCATTAAATCTAAAAGTATAGGCTCGTATGTCGGGAAAATAAGTTTCTCTGCGTTacttttccatattttcttgGTTTATATATCCAACGTTGATTTTACAAACACAGGTTGGGTATCTGCTCGAAATATTCGGTACGGACATTTTTTCACGGCCAGCAAGATACATTCCGATCATTTAAGTTATcaagaaaggaaagaacAACAGGGggtggggaaaaaaaaagcacaacaAGCCGTGATTTAATATTTCTGGCCcaaaagagagaagaacGCAAATATGGATGGAGGTGATTTGTATAATAAGGAGGCACAGACCCCAGTGCGAAGAAATAAGCACGCTTCTAGGATAAGTTCAGGGATCTATCACCCTGTAAGACCTGCATCTGTTCTTTCAATGTCATCACCACCGCCTTCAAACTTAAGCCGATTGAGGCCGCGATCATCGATGGCTGATATAGGCAAGCGATATGGATCTATTTCCAGGTTTACTGTTCCACGAACACCATCAAGACTTAGTAGTAGATCTGTGGCCAAGTCTTCTTTAAGAGGTCAACCACAATCTACCATTAGATCTGTCAGTGGATCAACGGCTTCGTTGATTGCTTCACCTTCGTTCAAGACTCCACGTTTTGAAAGAAGACTTTCGAGCTCTTTGAGCAACTCTTCTTCGTGTGAGTCATCCTCCCAGGGAGATTCTGGAACAACTAGTACAGATTCACCAAGTGGTGGTGCTGGTAGTAGTGGCAGTTCGTTTGGAACAAAGAGGTCCACAAACATTTACACTGGTCACATAAGTGTTTCAGTGAGGCCCCGACCCCTAAACGAGAAAGATGGCCCAAACTCTTGGATTATAAACCCAGAAGCCAGTTGTGTGTATAACAAAGAGGTCGGTGAGTTTTTTTATGATCATGTTTTTGAACCTACGGTTAGCAACACCGCCGTTTACCTGCAAACTGTGCAGCCAATTGTGAAAAAATGCCTACAGGGTTTCAACGGAACAGTCTTTGCTTACGGAATGACCGGATCCGGTAAAACGTACTCCATGCAAGGAGTAAGGGGTCAGACTGGTGTAATTTCATTGTGCGTCCACGAAATATTCGAATACTTTCACTCCACCACAAGAAGAGGCGCTTTGAATAAAGTCAGCTGCTCATACCTTGAAATATATAATGAGAAGTTGTACGATTTACTTGATCCCGAAGGAACTTTTCAATTGGAAAGGCAGTCCACATCTGTTTTGAGAAGACGGCCTGCTACATCAATGGCAAATCCATCATCTCGTAAGCGGCATATTTCCTCTAGCAAATCAGAGTTACGGATATGTGACGATCCAACTTTTGGAATCAAGGTTGTCGGATTAACTGAGGTTGAAGCTCCAGATGCAGACTCTCTTTTGAGAATTATTCGAAGTGGAGATTCTATGCGTAGAACTGGTGGTACAAATTATAATGCACGATCATCGCGTTCTCATGCCATAGTTATTATTCATTTAAGCACTCAAAACGCACCTGGGATGCCAAAAACTGCATCCACGCTTTGCCTATGTGATCTAGCAGGTTCAGAAAAGGCGTCCTCTAAGTTAGAGAGAAGAACAGAAGGCTCATACATCAATAAGTCTCTTCTAGCTCTTGGAACGGTGATTTCTAAATTGTCAAAAGGTTCTTCATCGCATATACCGTATAGGGACTCAAAACTTACGAGAATATTACAGCCTTCATTAAGTGGAAGCTCATTGATTTCCATTCTTTGCACAATTCATCTATCATCGCAAACATTTCCGGAAACCGTTAATACGCTTAGATTCGCATCAAGAGCGAAAAACATTGCATATAGAGTCCACAGAACAGAGCATTCGGAAAACAAGTATGATGAGAAGTATGTGGAAACCCTAATAaaggagaatgaaaaattaacaaaagaaattcaTACActcaaggaaaagaaatctaCAAAAGGGCATATATGGCCTGATGCAATTAGTTCCACAGGTATTGTATCACGAAAGTATGATGAAAGAACTGCCGAGTTGGTGGCAGAAAATAAGATGTTGAGTGAGCAGCTGGAACATCAAAAGAGATTGAATGAGGAGTCCCAAATGGAGCATGTAGTTGATAATAATGAGAGTCTGCAGGAGTTAGTTCGTGTTCAAGTTCATTATGATGTTACAGATGAATCATATAATAAGGCAATAACGAATTTGGATAACTTCGGCAAACATTGTATGACCAAGATGGAAGAGATGAAATCATACATTATGCATCTTGAGCAAAAATTGAGAGATCTTGAACTCAAGGACGCCTTAAAGGAAATTAAAACTGGACCCAGTGCTGCAGAAATAACTGCTTTGGACAATGTGGAAGAAATTACAGAACTAAAGAGAATGCTAAAGAGTAAGGACATGGTAATAAAAGCTTTGAAAACAGCCAATAGCATGAGAGAGATATTTGACAGTTCAGACTCTAacgatgaaaataaagctttAACGAGTGACTATCTCAAGCcaattgataatattgtGAAATCGGTCTAGGAAATTAATTATCTGCGcctttataattttttataaCTGTTATTATTAGGAACTTCAGGATCTTTGTGgtctttctttatctttctctttctgtcTCTTCATAAGATATTTGGGAATTAGTGTAATTATCAAACTTTAGTTGTATAAGTAATACGTTTGAATGGTAATGCGTAGGGTGGTTACATCGATCTCTCTTTAGCGCAAGCTagaatataaatttaagTTCTATTTGCGAAAACTTATTTATATACATCTTTCGTGATTATAATAAATAACAGCaccaatatatatatatatggtGCTATGAAATCTTAAAGAATTCATTTTAACACTGCTTGACCTGTTTGGGTGAAAAGTGGTAATAAACATCCCGTTGTCAATAGTtaagataataataaaattattatttggtTACGGTGAAATAAACCGTAAAACAGCAAAATGGTTGCTCCTTCTACACccttaaaatttttttgatggcCTACAATTTGTCCATGTCATTGAGTAACTTGTATTTCCGAATAGATATTTATTTGCTCATTTATTCTTCACACTGCAACATGAATGAATAATTATTGAATTCAATAATTCATTTAGAAGCTAAATATTTCGTCAAGGTTGTTGTTTAAGTTCTTTTCAGCAACctgaaagaagaaagtaaatGCTGACAAAGTCCAGAGGTGTAACCGCAAATATgtatattatcattttaaCAAACACACTTCAGAACTCTTAAGTCAGGTTTGATCAAAAATACTATTCGGATTATGAATAGCGATAAATTCTGAAGAATTGGTGTATTAGTTAACCCACTCTCAATTTGTTTATCATAAGGAGTTCAAAAAGACTTTTCTTGTGATCAACAAAGCCAAGGCACAAATTTGCAAATATTGGAAGAGCAACTTGAAGAATTAATATTTATCGTTTCAGAGTTTAATGTTTCTAGATTTCTCTAGGAGTCTTTCATTGTGACATGAAATACTATATTGCAATTTGCAAAAATAGACGAAAATGGTTCACCTAGCACATAAATCTGCTTGGTCCAGATTACCTATTAATCACAATATTTGGAAACTAGCCATAGTTCTCAAGATGCTTTTCAAGATGCATATATATTGCTTATGCTAATATACAACGACaaattttggtttttgTTAAGATTCATTAAGTTTTAAGCTGCAGATATTCCGAAGACACATGTTGTTGGAAAAGCGaatctttcaaaaagatgCAGACAGAAATTCTAGAACTAAGCAAAAAAGCTTATATAATGAACACCAAACTAATATCTCATAGCACATGATACCTGAAGTATATCAAATGTTAGCAATGTATCTAGTGAAGCATAAATCACAGCTTGTCATAAAACCTGGATCATGCTAAATGGTGTTTTTTACCcacaaaaatgaataatcTCTATGTGGTTGAAATATCAGCATCATGATATATCTGATACCTTAGAATctcttgaatttcttgTCAATTTGTGCTGTCATTTTATTAGCAATGAAACTGGCAACAAGACtatcaagaagaaaaggaactTTATAAGCagataatatatatttagtGTTGTTGCACGTTCACCATTTGTTACAAACTATCACCTGAACTACAGATGTAGATAAACATAAAATGTTAAAATGGTGATTTGATCTCTGAAGAAGGCTTCTTAGTTAGCATTTCAGTTGATATGTCTTTTCCAAAGCAACCGCTATacataaatatatatattaaagaCAATATCAATATTTAGGTTGCATGTTGAAATATTAAGGTACATAAAAGTTTGCCCTTGTTGTGCCGATGTAGAAATAAGGATATTGTTCTTGATATTATCAGAGTAAAAGTAGCATCTGcttttatatttgataAGCATTCCTTGCTTCAAGTAGAGctgaattttttcattgcacatcagaaaaaatatagcGCAATACCAATACCATAGCAGCTGAATATTAAACAGTTacaaaatagaaaatgcGTTCCTGTAAGATGAGCTTACGAAAGTTTCATACGATACTCCTCCAAACCCTTGACTATTGAAAACTGAAAGCCTTGAATGTTGCAGTTAGTACAACAGCATTAATACAAAAGAGagggaaaattttgaacaaataaaaatttaacgATATTCATGCATCTGTGGTTCAATAATAACTTCGTTCGTTCATTGAATTCGTGTCCAAAGTTTATGCAAACCCTGGCATAGAAAAGCGTACATTTTTGTTGGGTGAGTAATGACACCAAGAAATTACTAAAAGCTTCAAAGAATTACAACACAAGTAGATAATACAAAGTATGTTGCAACAGCTAGAAAATGCAATCTTTAACGATACGATTAAGCCTAAAGGATTTTGTGCATTATTGCTCGTTACTTTCGAAAATTACAAAATAACCAATTAGGACGATAGAATTAAAGATGTAGAGATTGGAGCGCATTCttgaatttcaaaagaagaaatttccATGCATTGAGAGCCCACCTTCGCAGTCTTGGAAAACAGAAATTACCAACGAACATGTTAACATTATTAAGCATTACAATGCTTTTTACGATTTAAGTCATACGTCAAGGCTTCCATCGGAATACGCAGCAGCAGcgttttttttaataaaaTTGTGCATTCAAAAGTTTTCTTAAAGcatattgaaaattctAATGCAGCTCTGTGTTTCCACGGATCAGTACAAGCCTGAACAACGATCATAATCAAGGCGATGCATTTTTACATGAATAAACAATTTCTcctaaaacaaaaaaaaaacttttcgAAGAATTCTGCCTTTCATATtgttttttgtattttcccTAAAGGCCCTGAAATTACATAAGATATAAAATGCATTATTCCAAATATAGTCAatagaataataatatacaaTAATAAAGCCATGAATTCTTTGTACATTTATTGAAGCGGTACACGATGCAAGAAAAAGTCTTTTATCTCCCAACAAAGAATTCTGATAATGCGCGTCATCTTAACTAAAATTTCAAGTTGACTTTTTTGGCCAAGTTAAAATTTTTCGAGTTCGAGATTGTAAGGTTCTAAAACAATGCGCCATTCGAATAGCATGAATGTATGGAAGAGCGTCGTATGATAAAAAACTTTTCCGCATAATTTGTGTAGTTATTTTTCAGAATTGGAACAAAGATGGAGCATATTTTGCATCGCCatgaattctttttttgatgcaTTAATACGTCATTTCTAAAAATATGATGGAATTCGATGAATATTATTGGAGagcctctttttttgaaagtACAATAAGCGTTAGTTAATCGGCTACTCAGCGCTATTCTCTCGCTCAACTGCGTTTGGCCAATAATTTTTAAATATCTTTTCTCCTATGGGTTAGGGTAATACAACGTTGAGTCCGTCAACATTTCTAGAAAAATTTAGGTAAGGCTGATAAagcaataaaataatatcttAAAAGTAAAGGAGATGATCGTAATATAATccatggaaaaaaagatcgaaagaaagaaaagttaTCACAATACAGTCTAATATGaaaattattgaaaaagacGGAGTGGAGTGTAGCtcattcttttctgctttctccacgaatttaattttcttaCAACTGCCCACATGCATTTAACGAAAGTGAGTGATTTCTACAATCTAAAgtttaataataaaaagaaaaaaaaatgtttcaACGTCTTCTCCAGGTACTTGTACATCCTAAATTGTCCTAAATTTCAATATTGCTTTATCAAGAAATTTGTATATTCTtaatatttcaaatttgacCTCGGGCTAATTTTCCCAAAAATACACTAACAATGTTCCAGTATGATCTTTCCTACAATGCCTTTTATATATAGAGTACGGAAAACACCTGTTTTCCCCTGATTTACTTTTGTAGGAGAGCTCACCAAACATTCTCCCTGGTGATGAAATGATTTGTAAGTAAATGAGACAGTAAGCCGATCTCAGGTAAGATGAAAGTGAGGAGATCAGTGTAAAATGATTTTTCAATCTTGTAATGTGACGAACTCGCTAACCTACGAAATCCGGGTAataaaaagtgaaattaTCATGCAGTAACTGCGGAATAAAATATCAAAACTTaatcgtttttttttttttatacaGTTGATCTACTTTTTCCATgcatgcttttcttttttttttcaaaataatatttgacGCATgttaaaattgaaattattTTTACGTTTCACCTATAGCTTAAAAGAAAGATCTGATAGGCCGTTTATACGCCCACAGttggcagaaaaaaagaaatgattTCTGCAGGTAAAAGACGATGCAGCGGCTTACTAAAATCTCTTTGTCGCCGAGCGGTTTCACGAATCCCAAAGCAGTATATTACATGAATTAAAAACTAAGAATAAACATAAAAAGTCATCATCACCTCATTTTTTGGAGCATACGTGTGATTACAAATTTACTGACCTGTTGTGATTAACGAACTTATCCTTCCTTAGTGGAATATATACGTTGAAGGGCTCTGCATGAAATGATACCTGctgtattatttttatccccttcattcattttgatgatttgaaaATTGCATTCTTTTGATTCATTCCATACAGATTTACAATTttaaatgcattttttatAATGTTTATTACGATCATGAATAATGAACTGTGttgatattgataaatATCAAAGGATGGATATGTATCAtgcatttatttcattatgcAAACCTTCGAACATTATaccaaaatgaaaattgAATATGAAGAAACCTACAGTGACATACAATAGAAGTTAGAATTCAAGTGAAGCAT
It includes:
- a CDS encoding uncharacterized protein (BUSCO:EOG092631IR), which gives rise to MDGGDLYNKEAQTPVRRNKHASRISSGIYHPVRPASVLSMSSPPPSNLSRLRPRSSMADIGKRYGSISRFTVPRTPSRLSSRSVAKSSLRGQPQSTIRSVSGSTASLIASPSFKTPRFERRLSSSLSNSSSCESSSQGDSGTTSTDSPSGGAGSSGSSFGTKRSTNIYTGHISVSVRPRPLNEKDGPNSWIINPEASCVYNKEVGEFFYDHVFEPTVSNTAVYLQTVQPIVKKCLQGFNGTVFAYGMTGSGKTYSMQGVRGQTGVISLCVHEIFEYFHSTTRRGALNKVSCSYLEIYNEKLYDLLDPEGTFQLERQSTSVLRRRPATSMANPSSRKRHISSSKSELRICDDPTFGIKVVGLTEVEAPDADSLLRIIRSGDSMRRTGGTNYNARSSRSHAIVIIHLSTQNAPGMPKTASTLCLCDLAGSEKASSKLERRTEGSYINKSLLALGTVISKLSKGSSSHIPYRDSKLTRILQPSLSGSSLISILCTIHLSSQTFPETVNTLRFASRAKNIAYRVHRTEHSENKYDEKYVETLIKENEKLTKEIHTLKEKKSTKGHIWPDAISSTGIVSRKYDERTAELVAENKMLSEQLEHQKRLNEESQMEHVVDNNESLQELVRVQVHYDVTDESYNKAITNLDNFGKHCMTKMEEMKSYIMHLEQKLRDLELKDALKEIKTGPSAAEITALDNVEEITELKRMLKSKDMVIKALKTANSMREIFDSSDSNDENKALTSDYLKPIDNIVKSV
- a CDS encoding uncharacterized protein (BUSCO:EOG09260TPT) — encoded protein: MGSSSKRDRGRSSGKNGHAVNHKRDKLYNSRIIRNELNDPAFTNPDGRNHKIITLNNMANKLDVPTLVKSREFEIQSLEKSQLKSKYASSTRVFQSLPRELRRRTASHNVKRVPKRMRPRALKEMGLSNRTLARETKGVSTSGKPLHKSHPRGRELYRLRRKQKLLKYAAKHKLSGQVLHGEIINIKKMDMRGKLKMIKQEIQKIESERKLQEDEIMQEKHSDESTMLVYDISATKKAKNLVNNLAGSYDNTGVNAKASIHRIGALKYATRQAKFKWLPTHIWHAKRAKMIKRWGWQIPYEPTMKCFRKTSRSYRFKGCLAWDTSYINTFILNCSRNSNESVKVVEKILLDLSDGAINETSTYLSGKRLWEGFIHLGSEPVSPGSIHVIFSDKLLQVVIRVHPSTYNDVYDRLNRAIAGNDNIDLHDAKYAVGSIKVTGPKALEALQSIFHNRKESSGKAYELWRSLANLHDVNTIPKGSMFAFMVEDPRMWNKPVIAHTSLEENADDILNLILKVKQNGGIDQEALQCLLSIDGRNSSYKNQQTLKQLGKRRKPEISGEPIPRTNQDPMFPVVIWKDNDNSFNVILPWFWTMPVWYQLVHVPHLMMAGTRQLDQIDYERGQLSFSDLAFTRNGYTESRIRMEENTKRWNRKPKSKRIQYDSLQLGNETGELLSPFGCDWRSLQVLRFALQKVPKDADNSKIVPSEFDKFLSRIIMTNFDAIESVKDIQKHDKSILLTGKRPYTKIPMKLVAAKESATLTSSFEFTSKGIPQLPVKALSFECTTRGNLTDGARIYIIPQDHVKQWVLFGDSTIKNIKGGNMSSSNLQVPGSEYLIGLVTSATFNLSKGYGTGVGYVDASALTTCSKYILIRNIGSDVCRVCKWKFINVL